Proteins from one Chroicocephalus ridibundus chromosome 16, bChrRid1.1, whole genome shotgun sequence genomic window:
- the ACOT7 gene encoding cytosolic acyl coenzyme A thioester hydrolase isoform X2, with the protein MSEPGAAGSGPAAIQVSRIMRPDDANIAGNVHGGTILKMIEEAGAIISTRHCNSQAGEPCVAALARVERTDFLSPMCIGEVANVSAEITYTSRHSVEVQVNVMSENILTGAKKVTNKATLWYVPLSLKNVNKVLEVPPIQYVRKEQEDEGKKRYEEQKLDRLETKQRNGDVIFPIINPEPHTVGYSQSSLIHLVGPSDCTLLGFVHGGVTMKLMDEVAGIVAARHCKTNIVTASVDAINFHEKIKKGSVITISGRMTFTSNKSMEIEVFVDADPFVDESRGRYRAVSAFFTYVSLSKEGKPLPVPQLLTETEDEKRRFEEGKGRYLQTKAKRQAQMQQAAQH; encoded by the exons ATGTCGGAGCCGGGGGCCGCGGGCTCGGGGCCGGCCGCCATCCAGGTCTCCAG GATCATGCGCCCGGATGATGCCAACATCGCGGGGAATGTCCACGGGGGAACCATCCTGAAGATGATTGAGGAAGCAGGAGCCATCATCAGCACCCGCCACTGCAACTCCCAGGCCGGG gagccctgtgTGGCTGCGCTGGCGCGGGTGGAGCGGACGGACTTCCTCTCCCCGATGTGCATCGGCGAGGTGGCCAACGTCAGCGCCGAGATCACCTACACCTCCCGGCACTCCGTGGAGGTCCAGGTCAACGTCATGTCCGAAAACATTTTAACAG GGGCGAAGAAGGTGACGAACAAGGCAACGCTGTGGTACGTCCCGCTGTCCCTGAAGAACGTGAACAAGGTCCTCGAGGTTCCCCCCATCCAG TATGTGAGAAAGGAGCAGGAGGACGAGGGGAAAAAGCGTTATGAGGAGCAGAAGCTGGATCGGCTGGAAACTAAGCAGAGAAATGGCGACGTGATCTTCCCCATCATCAACCCAG AGCCGCACACCGTTGGCTACAGCCAGTCCAGCCTGATCCACCTGGTGGGACCCTCGGACTGCACGCTGCTGGGCTTCGTGCACGGAG GTGTCACCATGAAGCTCATGGATGAGGTCGCTGGGATTGTGGCCGCCCGCCACTGCAAGACCAACATTGTCACTGCCTCGGTGGATGCCATCAACTTCCATGAGAAGATCAAAAAAG GCAGCGTCATCACCATTTCGGGGCGCATGACCTTCACGAGCAATAAATCCATGGAAATTGAAGTATTTGTGGATGCCGACCCGTTTGTGGACGAGTCTCGGGGTCGGTACCGTGCTGTCAGCGCCTTCTTCACCTACGTCTCCCTGAGCAAGGAGGGGAAGCCCCTGCCTGTCCCGCAGCTGCTG ACGGAGACGGAGGATGAGAAGCGGCGCTtcgaggaagggaagggcaggtACCTCCAGACGAAAGCCAAGCGGCAGGCGCAGATGCAGCAGGCTGCCCAGCACTGA
- the RNF207 gene encoding RING finger protein 207 codes for MAGGIFSPLGSCSELEKANCHPLVCLLCHEPYQHPCLLDCYHNFCASCLRGRASDGRLRCPLCGHPSVVRGGTGLPPVDRLLQFLVDSSADGEEDVQCANCDRRCAKAELDTMYFCNTCGQPLCAPCREETHRAKMFARHEIVSLSKRTKDIHKKCPLHEEPYIMFSTEKKSMLCIICFRDMQGESRAHCIDIETAYMQGCQRLDQAVMAVKELQTSTREAIVLLKAMIEEVRNSASEEEAAINSLFSRMQEQLSERKKTLLKAVQSQHEEKEKAFKEQLAHLASLLPTLQVHLVTCSAFLSSANKAEFLDLGYQLMERLQRIVKLPHRLRPAQTSKINSEYRAEFARCLEPLLMLSPRRSVVGSAGTIGPGIAGANMLPGSQCSKTLMVPGCPSDGDKMSTGPMVRKPTMHRYISTKVLLAEGRETPFAEHCRNYENTYRMLQTEIQGLKDQVQELHRDLTKHHSLIKTEIMSEILQKSLQMDVQIAAHYSAVEMMRSVFEEVWEETYQRVANEQEIYEAQLHDLLQLRQENSCLTTITKQIAPYVRSIAKVKERLEPRLQEPREPKEEQEQMLLKICDDSEVAPRDTSPGGKQGAVASPGEGCEPNSAPGDPSPKSKDYCRGQQESGAESAARKELAP; via the exons ATGGCCGGCGGCATCTTCTCCCCGCTGGGGAGCTGCTCGGAGCTGGAGAAGGCCAACTGCCACCCGCTGGTCTGCCTGCTCTGCCACGAGCCCTACCAGCACCCCTGCCTGCTCGACTGCTACCACAACTTCTGCGCCAGCTGCCTGCGTGGCCGCGCCAGCGACGGCCGCCTGCGCTGCCCGCTCTGCGG GCACCCCTCGGTGGTgagggggggcacagggctgccCCCCGTGGACCGGCTCCTGCAGTTCCTGGTGGACAGCTCGGCCGACGGCGAGGAGGATGTGCAGTGCGCCAACTGCGACCGGCGCTGTGCCAAGGCG GAGCTGGACACCATGTACTTCTGCAACACCTGCGGGCAGCCCCTCTGCGCCCCGTGCCGCGAGGAGACACACCGCGCCAAGATGTTCGCCCGCCATGAGATCGTCTCCCTCTCCAAGCGCACCAAGGACATCCACAAGAAGTGCC CGCTGCACGAGGAGCCCTACATCATGTTCTCCACTGAGAAGAAGTCCATGCTCTGCATCATCTGCTTCAGGGACatgcaggg GGAGAGCCGGGCGCACTGCATCGACATCGAGACAGCATACATGCAGGGCTGCCAGCGGCTGGACCAGGCGGTGATG GCCGTGAAGGAGCTGCAGACCTCCACGCGTGAGGCCATCGTCCTCCTCAAGGCCATGATCGAGGAGGTGCGCAACAGCGCCAGCGAGGAGGAGGCAGCCATCAACTCTCTCTTCAGCCGCATGCAG GAGCAGCTCTCCGAGAGGAAGAAGACGCTCCTGAAAGCCGTGCAGAG ccagcacgAGGAGAAGGAGAAGGCGTTCAAGGAGCAGCTCGCCCACCTtgcctccctgctgcccaccctgcag gtCCACCTGGTGACCTGCTCAGCCTTCCTGAGCTCCGCCAACAAAGCCGAGTTCCTGGACCTGGGCTAC CAACTGATGGAGAGGCTGCAGAGGATCGTCAAGCTGCCGCACCGCCTGCGGCCGGCCCAGACCAGCAAG ATCAACAGCGAGTACCGGGCAGAGTTTGCCCGCTGCCTGGAGCCCCTGCTGATGCTCAGCCCCCGCCGCTCCGTGGTGGGCAGCGCCGGCACCATCGGTCCTGGCATCGCCGGCGCAAACAT GCTCCCCGGCAGCCAATGCTCCAAGACCCTCATGGTGCCCGGCTGCCCCTCCGACGGTGATAAAATGTCCACCGGCCCCATGGTGCGGAAGCCAACAATGCACCGGTACATCAGCACCAAGGTCCTGCTGGCCGAGGGACGCGAGACCCCCTTCGCTGAGCACTGCCGCAACTACGAGAACACCTACCGG ATGCTGCAGACGGAGATCCAGGGCCTGAAGGACCAGGTGCAGGAGCTGCACCGCGACCTCACCAAGCACCACTCGCTCATCAAGACGGAGATCATGAGCGAGATCCTGCAGAAGTCCCTGCAGATGGACGTGCAGATCGCGGCTCACTATTCCGCCGTGGAGATGATGCGCAGCGTCTTCGAGGAG gTCTGGGAGGAGACGTACCAGCGGGTGGCAAATGAGCAGGAGATCTACGAAG cccagctccacgaCCTGCTGCAGCTGCGGCAGGAGAACAGCTGCCTGACCACCATCACCAAGCAGATCGCGCCCTATGTCCGCTCCATCGCCAAGGTGAAGGAGCGGTTGGAGCCCAG gctgcaggagccccGGGAGcccaaggaggagcaggagcagatgCTGCTTAAGATCTGTGACGACAGCGAAGTGGCACCAAG GGACACCTCACCTGGAGGCAAACAGGGGGCTGTggccagccccggggagggctgtgaGCCCAACAGTGCCCCCGGAGACCCCTCCCCAAAAAGCAAAGACTACTGCAGGGGCCAGCAGGAAAGCGGGGCCGAGAGCGCTGCCCGGAAGGAGCTTGCACCATAG
- the ICMT gene encoding protein-S-isoprenylcysteine O-methyltransferase — protein MMAAAAAAAPRRGRLGREARASLAAFLLGASVAALPVALGSPSALLVAPGLRGRLALALHVAGVNAALLLLYPRPLYKIAVRACFLGFAFGCGLLLSTGRSAWRHFGWYMCSLSLFHYSEYLVTAINNPRSLSLDSFLLNHSFEYNLAALSSWVEFTLEKILFPELKQITWLSTVGLLMVIFGDCLRKAAMLTAGSNFNHIVQNEKSDTHTLVTSGVYGWFRHPSYVGWFYWSIGTQVLLCNPICVVGYALASWRFFRERIEEEEITLIHFFGEEYLEYKRKVPSGLPFIKGVKVEL, from the exons atgatggcggcggcagcggcggcggctccgcgacGGGGGCGGCTGGGCCGGGAGGCCCGCGCTAGCCTGGCCGCCTTCCTGCTGGGGGCCTCGGTGGCGGCGCTGCCGGTGGCGCTGGGCTCCCCCTCCGCCTTGCTGGTCGCCCCCGGCCTGCGCGGCCGCCTGGCGCTCGCCCTACACGTGGCGGGCGTCAAcgcggcgctgctgctgctctacCCGCGGCCGCTCTACAAG ATCGCCGTCCGGGCCTGCTTCCTGGGCTTCGCCTTTGGCTGCGGGCTGCTGCTCAGCACCGGCCGCTCCGCCTGGCGCCACTTCGGATG GTACATgtgctccctctccctcttccactACTCGGAGTACCTGGTGACAGCCATTAACAACCCGCGCAGCCTCTCGCTGGACTCCTTTCTGCTCAACCACAGCTTCGAGTACAACCTGGCCGCCCTCTCCTCCTGGGTGGAGTTCACGCTGGAGAAGATCCTCTTCCCAG AGCTGAAGCAGATCACCTGGCTGAGTACTGTAGGGTTGTTGATGGTGATCTTTGGGGATTGTCTGAGGAAAGCGGCCATGCTCACAGCTGGCTCCAACTTCAACCATATTGTTCAGAATGAGAAATCGGATACTCATACTTTGGTGACAAGTGGGGTGTATGGGTGGTTCCGGCACCCGTCTTACGTGGGATGGTTTTACTGGAGTATTGGAACACAG GTGTTACTCTGCAATCCCATCTGTGTGGTGGGCTACGCGCTGGCGTCCTGGCGCTTCTTCAGGGAGCGGATCGAGGAGGAGGAGATCACGCTCATTCACTTCTTTGGAGAAGAGTACCTGGAGTACAAAAGGAAGGTGCCATCGGGTCTCCCTTTTATTAAAGGAGTCAAAGTAGAACTCTAA
- the ACOT7 gene encoding cytosolic acyl coenzyme A thioester hydrolase isoform X1, translated as MSEPGAAGSGPAAIQVSRIMRPDDANIAGNVHGGTILKMIEEAGAIISTRHCNSQAGEPCVAALARVERTDFLSPMCIGEVANVSAEITYTSRHSVEVQVNVMSENILTGAKKVTNKATLWYVPLSLKNVNKVLEVPPIQYVRKEQEDEGKKRYEEQKLDRLETKQRNGDVIFPIINPDRQTKEPHTVGYSQSSLIHLVGPSDCTLLGFVHGGVTMKLMDEVAGIVAARHCKTNIVTASVDAINFHEKIKKGSVITISGRMTFTSNKSMEIEVFVDADPFVDESRGRYRAVSAFFTYVSLSKEGKPLPVPQLLTETEDEKRRFEEGKGRYLQTKAKRQAQMQQAAQH; from the exons ATGTCGGAGCCGGGGGCCGCGGGCTCGGGGCCGGCCGCCATCCAGGTCTCCAG GATCATGCGCCCGGATGATGCCAACATCGCGGGGAATGTCCACGGGGGAACCATCCTGAAGATGATTGAGGAAGCAGGAGCCATCATCAGCACCCGCCACTGCAACTCCCAGGCCGGG gagccctgtgTGGCTGCGCTGGCGCGGGTGGAGCGGACGGACTTCCTCTCCCCGATGTGCATCGGCGAGGTGGCCAACGTCAGCGCCGAGATCACCTACACCTCCCGGCACTCCGTGGAGGTCCAGGTCAACGTCATGTCCGAAAACATTTTAACAG GGGCGAAGAAGGTGACGAACAAGGCAACGCTGTGGTACGTCCCGCTGTCCCTGAAGAACGTGAACAAGGTCCTCGAGGTTCCCCCCATCCAG TATGTGAGAAAGGAGCAGGAGGACGAGGGGAAAAAGCGTTATGAGGAGCAGAAGCTGGATCGGCTGGAAACTAAGCAGAGAAATGGCGACGTGATCTTCCCCATCATCAACCCAG ATAGGCAGACGAAAG AGCCGCACACCGTTGGCTACAGCCAGTCCAGCCTGATCCACCTGGTGGGACCCTCGGACTGCACGCTGCTGGGCTTCGTGCACGGAG GTGTCACCATGAAGCTCATGGATGAGGTCGCTGGGATTGTGGCCGCCCGCCACTGCAAGACCAACATTGTCACTGCCTCGGTGGATGCCATCAACTTCCATGAGAAGATCAAAAAAG GCAGCGTCATCACCATTTCGGGGCGCATGACCTTCACGAGCAATAAATCCATGGAAATTGAAGTATTTGTGGATGCCGACCCGTTTGTGGACGAGTCTCGGGGTCGGTACCGTGCTGTCAGCGCCTTCTTCACCTACGTCTCCCTGAGCAAGGAGGGGAAGCCCCTGCCTGTCCCGCAGCTGCTG ACGGAGACGGAGGATGAGAAGCGGCGCTtcgaggaagggaagggcaggtACCTCCAGACGAAAGCCAAGCGGCAGGCGCAGATGCAGCAGGCTGCCCAGCACTGA